Proteins from a single region of Callithrix jacchus isolate 240 chromosome 12, calJac240_pri, whole genome shotgun sequence:
- the GLRX3 gene encoding glutaredoxin-3 isoform X4 has protein sequence MLFMKGTPQEPRCGFSKQMVEILHKHNIQFSSFDIFSDEEVRQGLKTYSNWPTYPQLYVSGELIGGLDIIKELEASEELDKICPKAPKLEERLKVLTNKASVMLFMKGNKQEAKCGFSKQILEILNSTGVEYETFDILEDEEVRQGLKAYSNWPTYPQLYVKGELVGGLDIVKELKENGELLPILRGEN, from the exons GTTTCAGCAAGCAGATGGTGGAAATTCTTCACAAACATAATATTCAGTTTAGCAGTTTTGATATCTTCTCAGATGAAGAGGTTCGACAGGGGCTCAAAACCTATTCCAATTGGCCTACCTATCCTCAGCTCTATGTTTCTGGAGAGCTCATAGGAGGACTTGATATAATTAAG GAGCTAGAAGCATCTGAAGAACTAGATAAAATTTGTCCCAAAGCCCCCAAATTAGAGGAAAG GCTCAAAGTGCTGACAAATAAAGCTTCTGTGATGCTCTTTATGAAAGGAAACAAACAG gAAGCAAAATGTGGATTCAGCAAACAAATTCTGGAAATACTAAATAGTACTGG TGTTGAATATGAAACATTCGATATATTGGAGGATGAAGAA GTTCGGCAGGGATTAAAAGCTTACTCAAATTGGCCAACATACCCTCAGCTCTATGTGAAAGGGGAGCTTGTGGGAGGATTGGATATCGTGAAG gaactGAAAGAAAATGGTGAATTGCTGCCTATACTGAGAGGAGAAAATTAA